The proteins below come from a single Beutenbergia cavernae DSM 12333 genomic window:
- a CDS encoding exonuclease domain-containing protein: MRWTDGPLVGFDTETTGVDVAHDRIVTAALVVRHGLQGLPQERTWIIDPGVEIPEAASAIHGVTTEHARRLGRPPAEALEEIAAALAAAIADGAAVVAFNASYDLTILEHELVRHHLPTLHERLGRRPDAVLDPLVLDRALDRFRPGKRKLVDLAALYGVSTGELHAADVDVTATLDVLRALVGRFPELAEVPLPQMHARQIRAHRGWALGFNRWLREQGFDHPGAETTWPYHDPFAPPSEEIEAIVAAAREAALARSIGLTAPAPRRAEPPMQEPRAS; this comes from the coding sequence ATGCGCTGGACCGACGGACCGCTCGTGGGCTTCGACACCGAGACCACCGGTGTCGACGTCGCGCACGACCGCATCGTCACCGCGGCCCTCGTGGTGCGGCACGGGCTGCAGGGCCTTCCTCAGGAACGCACGTGGATCATCGATCCCGGCGTCGAGATCCCCGAGGCGGCGAGCGCCATCCACGGCGTCACCACCGAGCACGCTCGCCGGCTCGGCCGTCCGCCGGCGGAGGCGCTGGAGGAGATCGCCGCCGCGCTGGCCGCCGCGATCGCCGACGGCGCGGCCGTCGTCGCGTTCAACGCCTCCTACGACCTGACGATCCTCGAGCACGAGCTCGTCCGCCATCACCTCCCGACGTTGCACGAGCGGCTCGGCCGGCGGCCCGACGCCGTCCTCGACCCCCTGGTGCTCGACAGAGCGCTCGACCGGTTCCGCCCCGGCAAGCGCAAGCTCGTCGATCTCGCGGCGCTCTACGGGGTGAGCACCGGTGAGCTGCACGCGGCGGACGTCGACGTGACGGCGACCCTGGACGTCCTCCGGGCGCTCGTGGGCCGCTTCCCGGAGCTCGCCGAGGTCCCGCTGCCCCAGATGCACGCGCGCCAGATCCGCGCCCACCGTGGCTGGGCGCTCGGGTTCAACCGCTGGCTCCGGGAGCAGGGATTCGACCACCCGGGCGCGGAGACCACCTGGCCGTACCACGACCCGTTCGCACCGCCGTCGGAGGAGATCGAGGCGATCGTCGCCGCGGCTCGCGAGGCGGCGCTCGCGCGCTCGATCGGGCTCACGGCGCCGGCGCCCCGGCGCGCCGAGCCGCCGATGCAGGAGCCGCGGGCGAGCTGA
- the guaB gene encoding IMP dehydrogenase: MLESVTPAHDPFGFTGLTYDDVLLLPGYSDLAPSDIDTTSRLTREISLRVPLVSAAMDTVTESRMAIAMARQGGIGVLHRNLSIEDQAYQVDLVKRTQTGIISNPVTIGPDATLEELDTLAGEYRISGFPVLDAEGRLIGIVTNRDLRFTPVAEWAGTKVSEVMTPAPLITGPAGITREEATGLLRKHKLERLPLVDDGGRLAGLITVKDFVKSEQFPNASKDGQGRLLVGAAIGYFGDAWKRATTLVEAGVDVLVADTAHGNVRMLIEMVQRLKSDPATRDVQVIGGNVATREGAQSFVDAGADGIKVGVGPGSICTTRVVTGVGVPQITAVYEASLSARAAGVPVIADGGMRHSGEIGKAIVAGAEAVMLGSMLAGTEEAPGDTILVSGKQYKAYRGMGSMGAMSSRGKKSYSKDRYFQAEVTDDDMIVPEGIEGQVPYKGTLQAVAHQLVGGLHQSMFYVGARTIPELQSKGRFVRITSASLTESHPHDVQMIADSPNYTRR; the protein is encoded by the coding sequence GTGCTCGAGTCGGTCACCCCCGCCCATGACCCGTTCGGCTTCACCGGCCTCACCTACGACGACGTCCTGCTGCTCCCCGGCTACTCGGACCTGGCGCCGTCGGACATCGACACGACGTCGCGCCTGACGCGGGAGATCTCGCTGCGCGTGCCGCTCGTCTCCGCCGCGATGGACACCGTCACGGAGTCGCGCATGGCCATCGCCATGGCGCGGCAGGGCGGCATCGGCGTGCTCCACCGCAACCTGTCGATCGAGGACCAGGCGTACCAGGTCGACCTGGTCAAGCGCACCCAGACCGGGATCATCTCCAACCCGGTGACGATCGGGCCGGACGCGACGCTCGAGGAGCTCGACACGCTCGCCGGCGAGTACCGCATCTCCGGCTTCCCGGTGCTCGACGCCGAGGGTCGCCTCATCGGCATCGTCACCAACCGCGACCTGCGCTTCACACCGGTCGCCGAGTGGGCCGGGACCAAGGTCTCCGAGGTCATGACACCGGCCCCGCTCATCACCGGCCCGGCGGGCATCACCCGCGAGGAGGCCACCGGCCTGCTCCGCAAGCACAAGCTCGAGCGGCTGCCGCTCGTCGACGACGGCGGTCGGCTCGCCGGCCTCATCACCGTCAAGGACTTCGTCAAGTCCGAGCAGTTCCCGAACGCCTCGAAGGACGGACAAGGACGCCTGCTCGTCGGGGCGGCGATCGGCTACTTCGGCGACGCGTGGAAGCGGGCGACGACGCTCGTCGAGGCCGGCGTCGACGTGCTGGTGGCCGACACGGCGCACGGCAACGTGCGCATGCTCATCGAGATGGTGCAGCGGCTCAAGAGCGACCCGGCGACGCGCGACGTCCAGGTCATCGGGGGCAACGTCGCGACGCGCGAGGGGGCGCAGTCGTTCGTCGACGCCGGCGCCGACGGCATCAAGGTCGGCGTGGGCCCGGGCTCGATCTGCACGACCCGCGTCGTCACCGGCGTCGGCGTCCCGCAGATCACCGCCGTGTACGAGGCGTCCCTGTCCGCACGCGCGGCCGGGGTCCCCGTGATCGCCGACGGCGGCATGCGCCACTCGGGCGAGATCGGCAAGGCGATCGTCGCGGGCGCGGAGGCGGTCATGCTCGGCTCGATGCTCGCCGGCACCGAGGAGGCGCCCGGCGACACGATCCTCGTCAGCGGCAAGCAGTACAAGGCCTATCGCGGCATGGGCTCCATGGGGGCGATGTCCTCCCGCGGCAAGAAGTCCTACTCCAAGGACCGGTACTTCCAGGCTGAGGTCACCGACGACGACATGATCGTGCCCGAGGGGATCGAGGGCCAGGTGCCGTACAAGGGCACGCTCCAGGCAGTGGCCCACCAGCTCGTCGGCGGCCTGCACCAGTCGATGTTCTACGTCGGTGCCCGGACGATCCCCGAGCTGCAGTCGAAGGGGCGCTTCGTCCGGATCACGTCGGCCTCGCTCACCGAGAGCCACCCGCACGACGTCCAGATGATCGCCGACTCGCCGAACTACACCCGGCGCTGA
- a CDS encoding MerR family transcriptional regulator — protein MKPVEAPTHPGERGGRPDLTAGADAPLTVAAVAARLGVAASTLRTWDRRYGLGPSRREAGSHRRYTPDDVARLETMRALTLRGVAPADAARIASQSAPSSLVHQPSGGDLLDPLSLAAAAIESDELRLRRVLLRAARTNGMVAAFSELVEPAVDILARRDRADAPGRAPEAVLAAAVLAVARELTTTPPASDAPRVLLYARAADTLAAHSLATGLATIGARCRILRPNRAEESARRAVDAVASADPDVLVVLGRAPGAESLVADVHAEGLAQVVCVGPRSPDIWLPGVHRVRTLAAAVHEIGDLLVASQRGAEASKRPGVPASDGGVDGGAARPAGTAPGADVD, from the coding sequence GTGAAGCCGGTGGAGGCACCGACGCACCCGGGCGAGCGAGGCGGGCGGCCAGACCTCACTGCCGGGGCGGATGCGCCCCTCACGGTCGCTGCCGTCGCGGCTCGGCTCGGCGTCGCGGCGTCGACCCTGCGCACCTGGGACCGCCGCTACGGACTCGGCCCGTCCCGCCGGGAGGCGGGCAGCCACCGGCGGTACACCCCGGACGACGTCGCCCGGCTCGAGACCATGCGCGCGCTGACGCTGCGCGGCGTCGCGCCCGCCGACGCGGCACGTATCGCCTCGCAGAGCGCGCCGTCGTCGCTGGTGCATCAACCGAGCGGAGGAGACCTGCTCGACCCTCTCTCGCTCGCGGCGGCGGCGATCGAGTCGGACGAGCTGCGGTTGCGGCGCGTCCTGCTCCGGGCCGCCCGGACGAACGGGATGGTGGCGGCGTTCTCCGAGCTGGTCGAACCCGCGGTCGACATCCTCGCCCGCCGCGACCGCGCCGACGCTCCCGGGCGTGCGCCCGAGGCCGTGCTCGCCGCGGCCGTGCTCGCCGTCGCGCGCGAGCTCACCACCACCCCACCCGCGTCCGACGCGCCACGGGTGCTGCTGTACGCCCGCGCCGCGGACACCCTCGCGGCACACTCGCTCGCCACCGGCCTGGCGACGATCGGCGCCCGCTGCCGCATCCTGCGGCCGAACCGGGCGGAGGAGAGCGCGCGCCGCGCCGTCGACGCCGTGGCATCGGCGGACCCGGACGTGCTCGTCGTGCTCGGGCGCGCCCCCGGGGCGGAGAGCCTCGTGGCCGACGTCCACGCGGAGGGTCTCGCGCAGGTGGTCTGCGTCGGTCCGCGATCGCCGGACATCTGGCTTCCGGGGGTCCACCGCGTGCGGACGCTGGCTGCGGCGGTGCACGAGATCGGCGATCTGCTGGTCGCCTCCCAGCGGGGCGCGGAGGCCTCGAAACGGCCGGGCGTCCCCGCCTCCGACGGCGGCGTTGACGGTGGTGCCGCCCGCCCCGCCGGGACGGCACCCGGAGCCGACGTAGACTGA
- a CDS encoding WhiB family transcriptional regulator has product MAELSRLPGPVMDLWEWQYQGSCREAEPSLFFHPEGERGSARRRRDAAAKAICAACPVLQQCREHALRVREPYGVWGGMSEDERVTFLAGIAGEMPAAS; this is encoded by the coding sequence ATGGCGGAGCTGTCGCGACTGCCCGGGCCAGTGATGGACCTGTGGGAGTGGCAGTACCAGGGCTCGTGCCGCGAGGCCGAGCCCTCGTTGTTCTTCCACCCCGAGGGCGAGCGAGGCTCTGCACGTCGCCGACGGGACGCCGCCGCCAAGGCGATCTGCGCCGCGTGCCCGGTGCTGCAGCAGTGCCGGGAGCACGCGTTGCGGGTCCGCGAGCCGTACGGGGTCTGGGGCGGCATGAGCGAGGACGAGCGCGTGACGTTCCTCGCCGGCATCGCCGGGGAGATGCCCGCCGCGAGCTGA
- the groES gene encoding co-chaperone GroES yields the protein MSVSIKPLEDRIVVKTLEAEQTTASGLVIPDTAKEKPQEGEVLAIGPGRVDDNGNRVPVDVAVGDVVIYSKYGGTEVKYAGQEYLILSARDVLAVVQK from the coding sequence GTGTCGGTCTCCATCAAGCCGCTCGAGGACCGGATCGTCGTCAAGACGCTCGAGGCCGAGCAGACCACGGCATCCGGCCTGGTCATCCCTGACACCGCCAAGGAGAAGCCCCAGGAGGGCGAGGTCCTGGCGATCGGCCCCGGCCGTGTCGACGACAACGGCAACCGGGTCCCGGTCGACGTCGCGGTCGGCGACGTCGTCATCTACAGCAAGTACGGCGGCACCGAGGTGAAGTACGCCGGTCAGGAGTACCTCATCCTGTCGGCGCGCGACGTCCTCGCCGTCGTCCAGAAGTGA
- a CDS encoding class I SAM-dependent methyltransferase has product MDPESFAQLLTPPGWALLDGLPPYDEGTAMHLGEALRAQGLDPGLVAAALTQSRLRARATSKFGEFASSMLFTPDGLEQATRLSVAVRHARRYLDAGLSYVADLGCGIGGDAMALAGLELRVLAVEADEMTAAIATVNLRQLPEAEVRHGDAFEADLSGVDGIWADPARRTSAGARLRDLRSYSPSVERLLALRESVPALGLKLGPAIAHGDVPDDAHAQWVSVDGTVLEADLWFGPLAPEGPGRSALVVTGDDAAVLAQEGTPSSPVVTAPSGPVAEYLYEPDGAVIRAGLVADLARDLDGHLLDPRIAYVTTSLAHPTPFAHGFRVLDEFAFSLKRLRAYLRERDVGTLEIKKRGTAVVPEQLRSQLQLRGRASATVALTRIGGAPRVLVLERLGRDG; this is encoded by the coding sequence GTGGATCCGGAGTCGTTCGCCCAGCTGCTCACCCCGCCGGGGTGGGCGCTGCTCGACGGCCTCCCCCCGTACGACGAGGGGACGGCCATGCACCTCGGTGAGGCCCTCCGCGCGCAAGGGCTCGACCCCGGGCTCGTCGCCGCGGCGCTCACGCAGTCGCGGCTGCGCGCCAGGGCGACGAGCAAGTTCGGGGAGTTCGCGTCGTCGATGCTCTTCACGCCGGACGGCCTCGAGCAGGCGACGCGGCTGTCCGTGGCGGTGCGGCACGCGCGGCGGTACCTCGACGCCGGACTGTCGTACGTCGCCGACCTGGGCTGCGGGATCGGGGGCGACGCGATGGCACTCGCCGGGCTCGAGCTCCGCGTGCTCGCCGTCGAGGCCGACGAGATGACGGCGGCGATCGCCACGGTGAACCTGCGGCAGCTCCCGGAGGCCGAGGTGCGTCACGGCGACGCGTTCGAGGCGGACCTCTCGGGCGTCGACGGCATCTGGGCCGACCCCGCCCGGCGCACCTCCGCCGGCGCGCGGCTGCGGGATCTCCGCTCCTACTCGCCGTCGGTCGAACGCCTGCTCGCCCTGCGCGAGAGCGTGCCGGCGCTCGGCCTCAAGCTCGGCCCCGCGATCGCTCACGGCGACGTCCCGGACGACGCCCACGCCCAGTGGGTCAGCGTCGACGGCACCGTGCTGGAGGCCGACCTGTGGTTCGGTCCGCTCGCCCCTGAGGGGCCCGGGCGCAGCGCGCTCGTGGTGACCGGCGACGACGCGGCCGTCCTCGCCCAGGAGGGGACGCCGTCGTCGCCGGTCGTCACGGCGCCGAGCGGGCCGGTCGCCGAGTACCTCTACGAGCCGGACGGCGCCGTGATCCGTGCGGGCCTCGTCGCCGACCTCGCGCGCGACCTGGACGGGCACCTCCTCGACCCGCGGATCGCCTACGTGACGACGTCGCTGGCCCACCCGACGCCGTTCGCGCACGGCTTCCGGGTGCTCGACGAGTTCGCGTTCTCGCTCAAGCGGCTGCGGGCCTACCTGCGGGAGCGCGACGTCGGCACGCTGGAGATCAAGAAGCGTGGCACGGCCGTCGTCCCCGAACAGCTGCGCTCCCAGCTGCAGCTGCGCGGACGCGCCTCCGCGACGGTGGCTCTCACGCGGATCGGCGGCGCGCCGCGTGTCCTCGTGCTCGAACGACTCGGCCGGGACGGCTGA
- a CDS encoding glutamate--cysteine ligase, with product MAARRELEFAHSERSSVGIEWELALVDADSGDLRQVAQTVLDAVRPDGAEEHPLIKQELLLNTVEVVSGVQRTVADAGRDLERAIDAIREVTDPLRVELMCAGSHPFARWTQQKVTNKERYATLIDRTQWWGRQMLIYGVHTHVGIEDRSKVLPIARAMLTVAPHLQSLSASSPFWGGKDTGYASNRALMFQQLPTAGLPFAFTEWAELEQYVGDMLHTGVIDDVTEIRWDIRPSPRLGTLEVRVCDGTPTLGELLALSAFTHCLVEHFSSMLDAGEQLPAMPPWFVQENKWRSARYGMDAILILDADGDERLVTDSVHDWLQVLEPVAERLGCSAELDDVRAILRDGASYQRQRAAAERAGGELDAVVDLLVREMRAGRPAPGTRTS from the coding sequence ATGGCCGCCCGCCGCGAGCTGGAGTTCGCGCACTCGGAGCGCTCGAGCGTCGGGATCGAGTGGGAGCTCGCGCTCGTCGACGCCGACTCGGGCGACCTGCGGCAGGTCGCCCAGACCGTGCTCGACGCCGTCCGGCCCGACGGCGCGGAGGAGCACCCGCTGATCAAGCAAGAGCTGCTGCTCAACACCGTCGAGGTGGTGTCCGGCGTCCAGCGCACGGTGGCGGACGCGGGCCGCGACCTCGAGCGCGCGATCGACGCGATCCGCGAGGTCACCGACCCCCTCCGTGTCGAGCTCATGTGCGCCGGCAGCCACCCGTTCGCCCGGTGGACCCAGCAGAAGGTCACGAACAAGGAGCGGTACGCGACGCTCATCGACCGGACGCAGTGGTGGGGCCGCCAGATGCTCATCTACGGCGTCCACACGCACGTCGGCATCGAGGACCGCTCCAAGGTGCTGCCGATCGCCCGCGCGATGCTCACGGTGGCGCCGCACCTGCAGTCCCTGTCGGCGTCGTCGCCGTTCTGGGGCGGGAAGGACACCGGGTACGCGTCGAACCGGGCACTGATGTTCCAGCAGCTGCCGACGGCGGGCCTGCCGTTCGCGTTCACCGAGTGGGCCGAGCTCGAGCAGTACGTGGGCGACATGCTGCACACGGGCGTGATCGACGACGTCACCGAGATCCGGTGGGACATCCGGCCGTCGCCGCGGCTCGGCACGCTCGAGGTGCGGGTGTGCGACGGGACCCCGACCCTCGGCGAGCTGCTGGCCCTGTCGGCGTTCACGCACTGCCTCGTGGAGCACTTCTCCTCGATGCTCGACGCCGGGGAGCAGCTCCCCGCGATGCCTCCGTGGTTCGTGCAGGAGAACAAGTGGCGCTCCGCGCGCTACGGCATGGACGCGATCCTCATCCTCGACGCCGACGGCGACGAGCGGCTCGTGACCGACTCCGTGCACGACTGGCTCCAGGTGCTGGAACCCGTCGCGGAGCGCCTGGGGTGCTCCGCCGAGCTCGACGACGTCCGCGCCATCCTCCGCGACGGCGCCTCCTACCAGCGCCAGCGGGCCGCGGCGGAGCGGGCTGGCGGCGAGCTGGACGCCGTCGTCGACCTCCTCGTGCGGGAGATGCGGGCCGGGCGGCCGGCGCCCGGCACTCGGACGTCCTGA
- a CDS encoding helix-turn-helix transcriptional regulator, whose amino-acid sequence MRADRLVAALLLMQTRGRITAAQLADELEVSVATARRDLEALSTAGVPVYPQPGRGGGWQLVGGARTDLTGLTSSEARALFLLAGPAASRDPGARSALRKLVGALPAPFRADAEAAAAAVVVDTAGWGERSRTRPPLVDTLQDAVVRRRKVTLDYVSPGRGRSRRLVDPWGLVDKDDVWYLVAGTDKGRRTFRVDRIAGVTLSEEAAERPAELELERVWESVVAEMEERRSLVPATVLTDARLLPVLRDRFGRHCEQLEELDGGRVRVRVAAHLPVGVAQELAGFGGAVDVVEPEEVRAELARLGAELLERYG is encoded by the coding sequence ATGCGCGCCGACCGTCTCGTCGCCGCCCTCCTGCTCATGCAGACCCGGGGGCGGATCACGGCCGCCCAGCTGGCCGACGAGCTCGAGGTGTCGGTGGCCACCGCTCGCCGCGACCTCGAGGCGCTGTCGACAGCGGGAGTTCCCGTCTACCCGCAACCGGGTCGTGGCGGCGGGTGGCAGCTCGTGGGCGGGGCGCGCACGGACCTCACGGGACTGACGTCGTCCGAGGCGCGGGCGCTCTTCTTGCTCGCGGGCCCGGCGGCGTCCCGCGACCCGGGTGCGCGGTCGGCCCTGCGCAAGCTCGTGGGGGCGCTGCCCGCACCGTTCCGGGCCGACGCCGAAGCGGCCGCGGCCGCCGTCGTCGTCGACACCGCGGGGTGGGGAGAGCGCAGCCGCACCCGCCCGCCGCTCGTCGACACGCTCCAGGACGCCGTCGTCCGACGGCGCAAGGTCACGCTGGACTACGTCAGCCCCGGGCGCGGGCGCAGCCGGCGGCTGGTCGACCCCTGGGGCCTCGTCGACAAGGACGACGTCTGGTACCTCGTGGCCGGCACGGACAAGGGTCGGCGGACGTTCCGCGTCGACCGGATCGCCGGCGTGACGCTGAGCGAGGAGGCGGCGGAGCGCCCGGCGGAGCTCGAGCTGGAGCGGGTCTGGGAGAGCGTCGTGGCCGAGATGGAGGAGCGCCGCTCCCTCGTCCCCGCGACGGTCCTCACCGACGCGCGGTTGCTGCCGGTGCTGCGGGACCGCTTCGGCCGGCACTGCGAACAGCTGGAGGAGCTCGACGGCGGGCGGGTCCGTGTCCGGGTCGCCGCACACCTCCCGGTCGGGGTGGCCCAGGAGCTCGCCGGGTTCGGTGGGGCGGTCGACGTCGTCGAACCCGAGGAGGTGCGCGCGGAGCTCGCCCGCCTCGGGGCGGAGCTCCTCGAGCGCTACGGGTAG
- a CDS encoding VOC family protein: MSFYADDLAAARDWYAELFGVEAYYAFPPAPQAPAYVEFRIGDDADELGIIDRRYAPAAAPREPGGAVMHWHVDDLEGTHRRLLAMGATEYQPITEQGGGSGFVTAAVVDPFGNVLGIMHNPHYLEMLEARGTVDGVS; the protein is encoded by the coding sequence ATGAGCTTCTACGCCGACGACCTCGCCGCCGCGCGCGACTGGTACGCCGAGCTGTTCGGCGTCGAGGCGTACTACGCGTTCCCGCCGGCCCCCCAGGCGCCGGCGTACGTCGAGTTCCGCATCGGCGACGACGCCGACGAGCTCGGGATCATCGACCGCCGGTACGCCCCCGCCGCCGCGCCCCGCGAACCCGGCGGCGCCGTCATGCACTGGCACGTCGACGATCTCGAGGGCACGCATCGCCGGCTGCTCGCGATGGGCGCGACGGAGTACCAGCCGATCACGGAGCAGGGCGGCGGCAGCGGGTTCGTGACGGCGGCGGTCGTCGATCCGTTCGGGAACGTGCTCGGCATCATGCACAACCCGCACTACCTCGAGATGCTCGAGGCGCGGGGCACGGTGGACGGCGTCAGCTGA
- a CDS encoding GNAT family N-acetyltransferase: MTFPLPPADLVDLWPPTGVRAVSGDLELRFASDDLLVALARLAGEGGVHAPERMPFNVPWTRGTPDEVARSVLTFNWSRRPAMTPDEWSFHFAVLVGGEPVGLQDIGARDFPITRTVGTGSWLGRRVHGRGIGTRMRALVLHLAFDGLGAEIATTAAFADNAPSNAVSRKIGYRENGRVVDAREGSPAEHQNYRLDRTDWESGAGVRLDDVRLHGVEAVRDFLGIS, translated from the coding sequence ATGACCTTCCCGCTCCCGCCCGCCGATCTCGTCGACCTCTGGCCGCCGACTGGCGTGCGCGCCGTCTCGGGCGACCTGGAGCTGCGCTTCGCCTCCGACGACCTGCTCGTGGCGCTCGCTCGGCTGGCTGGCGAGGGCGGGGTGCACGCACCCGAGAGGATGCCGTTCAACGTCCCGTGGACGCGCGGGACGCCGGACGAGGTCGCGCGCAGCGTGCTGACGTTCAACTGGTCGCGCCGCCCTGCGATGACGCCGGACGAGTGGAGCTTCCACTTCGCGGTGCTCGTCGGCGGAGAGCCTGTCGGCCTGCAGGACATCGGCGCCCGCGACTTCCCGATCACGCGCACCGTCGGCACCGGGTCGTGGCTCGGCCGCCGTGTCCACGGCCGCGGGATCGGCACCCGCATGCGCGCCCTCGTGCTGCACCTCGCGTTCGACGGACTCGGCGCCGAGATCGCGACGACCGCCGCGTTCGCCGACAACGCGCCGTCGAACGCCGTCAGCCGCAAGATCGGGTACCGCGAGAACGGACGCGTCGTCGACGCCCGCGAGGGCAGCCCCGCGGAGCACCAGAACTACCGGCTGGACCGCACGGACTGGGAGTCGGGTGCCGGCGTGCGCCTCGACGACGTGCGGCTGCACGGCGTCGAGGCGGTCCGGGACTTCCTCGGGATCAGCTGA
- a CDS encoding PadR family transcriptional regulator, whose protein sequence is MTRPSLDPGGQHHEPLRDTQLLKGVLPMLVLALLAHSESYGYALVMRLRDAGLTDIATGTVYPVLTRLEREGSLSARLVPSSSGPARKYYAPTPAGLAAMAAQRTQWDRLSGVVDAAVPRPAGTDPAPSSTRTEES, encoded by the coding sequence GTGACCAGGCCGTCCCTCGACCCAGGCGGGCAGCACCACGAGCCCCTCCGGGACACGCAGCTCCTCAAGGGGGTGCTGCCGATGCTCGTGCTGGCGCTGCTCGCCCACTCCGAGTCGTACGGGTACGCGCTCGTGATGCGCCTGCGCGACGCCGGGCTGACCGACATCGCGACGGGCACCGTGTACCCGGTGCTCACCCGCCTCGAGCGCGAGGGGAGCCTGAGCGCGCGGCTCGTGCCGTCGTCGAGCGGTCCGGCCCGGAAGTACTACGCGCCCACCCCCGCCGGGCTGGCTGCCATGGCAGCGCAGCGCACGCAGTGGGACCGCCTGAGCGGCGTCGTCGACGCGGCCGTCCCACGCCCGGCCGGCACCGACCCGGCACCGTCGTCCACCCGCACGGAGGAGTCATGA
- a CDS encoding HAAS signaling domain-containing protein, protein MTQSTVPAPTAQPRLPARERARREWYLARLELWLDAYPGRRRRAVLTELRVAIDDDAARRGMRVALRALGSPRQLARDYLEAEPGDHPRWSLGGAAALGVLLAWFIATCLYALGMFGALESVGGGVAEAGFLGVGLEVVLAPGELGVAFTYGTWIPLAVLAAVLVVVAQPWRTWTSRAERRRRSALG, encoded by the coding sequence ATGACCCAGTCCACGGTTCCCGCGCCGACGGCCCAGCCGCGGCTCCCCGCACGCGAACGCGCCCGCCGCGAGTGGTACCTCGCCCGACTCGAGCTCTGGCTCGACGCCTACCCCGGGCGGCGCCGGCGCGCGGTCCTCACCGAGCTCCGCGTCGCGATCGACGACGACGCCGCGCGCCGCGGCATGCGGGTGGCGCTGCGGGCGCTCGGGTCCCCCCGCCAGCTCGCGCGCGACTACCTCGAGGCCGAGCCCGGCGACCACCCCCGCTGGAGCCTCGGCGGCGCTGCCGCGCTGGGCGTGCTCCTGGCGTGGTTCATCGCGACGTGCCTGTACGCGCTCGGGATGTTCGGCGCGCTGGAGAGCGTCGGCGGCGGGGTCGCGGAGGCGGGTTTCCTCGGTGTCGGACTGGAGGTCGTGCTGGCACCCGGTGAGCTCGGGGTCGCCTTCACGTACGGGACCTGGATCCCGCTCGCCGTCCTCGCGGCGGTGCTCGTCGTCGTCGCGCAGCCGTGGCGGACGTGGACGTCTCGGGCCGAGCGGCGACGTCGCTCGGCCCTCGGATGA
- a CDS encoding formate/nitrite transporter family protein, whose translation MSYVKPAELVPTLIDAGVSKIFLSARDTLIRSYMGGAILTLGAAFAVTITVQTGSALIGALLFPVGFIMLYLLGYDLLTGVFVLGSLAWLDKRPGVTMRGVLRNWGLVFLGNFAGAFTVALMMAIVVTYGFDTPPNEVGEAISHIGEGRTVGYAEHGASGMLTLFVRGMLCNWMVSTGVVGAMLAKDVPGKAIAMWMPVMLFFAMAFEHSVVNMFLFPSGLLLGGDFTIMDYLVWNEIPTVLGNLVGGLLFTALPLYATHARTAARRDAEAEAGRAGAEAGRADETLEAPALTPSA comes from the coding sequence ATGTCCTACGTGAAGCCAGCCGAGCTCGTCCCGACGCTCATCGACGCCGGCGTGTCCAAGATCTTCCTGTCGGCCCGGGACACGCTCATCCGCTCGTACATGGGCGGCGCGATCCTCACGCTCGGCGCGGCGTTCGCCGTGACCATCACCGTGCAGACGGGCTCGGCGCTGATCGGCGCCCTCCTGTTCCCCGTCGGGTTCATCATGCTGTACCTGCTCGGGTACGACCTGCTCACCGGGGTGTTCGTCCTCGGCTCGCTGGCCTGGCTCGACAAGCGCCCCGGCGTGACGATGCGGGGCGTCCTGCGCAACTGGGGCCTCGTGTTCCTGGGGAACTTCGCGGGGGCGTTCACCGTGGCGCTGATGATGGCGATCGTCGTCACCTACGGGTTCGACACCCCGCCCAACGAGGTCGGCGAGGCGATCAGCCACATCGGCGAGGGACGCACCGTCGGGTACGCGGAGCACGGGGCGTCGGGCATGCTCACGCTCTTCGTGCGCGGGATGCTGTGCAACTGGATGGTCTCGACCGGCGTCGTCGGCGCCATGCTCGCGAAGGACGTGCCCGGCAAGGCCATCGCCATGTGGATGCCAGTGATGCTCTTCTTCGCGATGGCGTTCGAGCACTCGGTCGTCAACATGTTCCTGTTCCCGTCGGGCCTGCTGCTCGGCGGCGACTTCACGATCATGGACTACCTGGTGTGGAACGAGATCCCGACGGTGCTCGGCAACCTCGTGGGCGGGCTCCTCTTCACGGCACTCCCCCTGTACGCCACGCACGCCCGGACGGCGGCCCGGCGCGACGCCGAGGCAGAGGCCGGGAGGGCCGGCGCCGAGGCCGGGCGGGCCGACGAGACGCTCGAGGCCCCCGCACTCACGCCGAGTGCGTGA